TACCGCTCCAGGTTTAACAGCCTACTTCGCCGAACTGGACGCTGGTTCTTTGTCCGGATGGTTCGCAAATTCGCTTAGTAGATCCAGCACCTGCTGGACATTGTCAAGCCGGTAGGCGGCATTAGTCGCGCCTTTTCCTATCTTGATCGTATACTGATCTTGTCCTGCCAAGGCCGAAAACATATCCTCGTCGGTACGGTCGTCGCCAATTGCCAGCACAAAATCATACGGAAAAGCAAAAGCTAATTGCTTCGCCATTCGTCCTTTATCGGTGTCTACATTTTTGACTTCGATAACTTTATTGCCATCAATAACCCGTAGCTGGTGTGGTAACAAAGCCATGAGCGTCGTAAGCATTTCCCTTGATCGGTCAAAACCGATATCATCGGCAACACTGCGATAATGCCAGGCCAGAGAATGGTTTTTCTCCTCAATCGACGAGCCTTCGCAGCGACTGACAAAGTCGGCCATCAGTGGCCGGACCGTATCTTTCCAACTCCCATCATCCAGCACCGAACTTCGCCAGCCACCCTCTTGTCTGAGGTACGTACCATGCTCGGCCACAATGTCGACGGGTAGGCCATCAAGCAATTCCTCCAACTTCTCGTGGGACCGCTCACTCATGACCACAACTTTGTTCTGGGAATTTTGCGTGAGCGTGTTCAATAGTTCTTTCACCTGTGCCGAGGGGGCCGTTAACTCCGGCTTATTGGTAAATTCGACCAGCGTTCCGTCGTAATCGATCAATAACAGGCGGGATTGTGCCCGTTCAAACGCTTCGGTTAGTTTGTGTTTTCCAGTGCCTTTCAGGCTACGAACGTGGTTTTTGCGCTTGCCTTGTCGCGTGGCCGCTAAGGCGTCAAAAAAGTCGTTTGCCCACTGCTTAACATCGTATTGCTCAACGCGACGTTGCATCACGGCCATTCGGCGCTGTTGCTCCTCAGGGGGCATCATGAGGGCAACGTTTAATTGGTCGGCTACCTCGTACTCATCCAATGGGTTTACCAGTAAGGCGTCGCCGAGTTCATTGGCCGCACCTGTAAGTTCACTAAGTAGCAAAACGCCCTGCTGATCCTGGCGCGTGGCTATAAATTCTTTGGCGACCAGGTTCATCCCGTCGCGGAGTGGGGTTATCATCGCCACATCGCAGGCGGTATAAAGGGCAATCAATTGGGGAAACGCCAAAGATGCGTAGCGGTACACGATTGGTACCCATGTCAATGTAGCAAACTTACCGTTTATGCGACCCACCGCCTGTTCGATCATTTGCTTCCGTTCCCAATAGGTTTGGATTTCGTCGCGCGACGGGACGACAACCAAAATAAAAACTAAATTACCTTTCCACTCCGGATGACTCTGTAAAAAGGCTTCTAGCGCATCCAGTCGCTGCATGACGCCTTTGGTGTAGTCGAGCCGGTCAACAGAGAAGATTATCTTGCCGGGATAGGATTTTTTCAGCTCATCGCGTTCGGAAACGACATCCGGTTGAGCGTAGGCATCGTGGTAAAGCCCGTAATTAATACCGATGGGAAAGGCCTGACACTGCACACCCCGATCCTGATAAAGAACCTTGGCCAGATTGTGCGACAAGCCTAAATTGAGACTGACTGACTGAAGAAAATGAATCAGATAGTCGTTCGTGTGGAAACCAATCAAATCGGCTCCTAACAATCCTTCCAGCAGGTAATCCCGGCATCGTCTGGGCAACAGCCGCAGTAACTCGTTGGAAGGAAAAGGAATATGCAAAAAGAAACCGATGGTTGCCTCTGGCTCGCGCTCGCGGATCAGCTGAGGCAAAGCCAAGAAATGGTAATCGTGCACCCAAACCATGTCGGTCGGTTTCAAATGTTCGATTACTTTTTCACAAACGGCCTGGTTGGCTGCCTGGTACGCTGTCAGGTATTCGTCGTGATAATCAACGAAGCCTGGAAAATAGTGGAACAGCGGCCAAAGCACGGAATTAGAAAAACCGTTGTAGAATCCTTTATTAACGGCCTTATCCAGAAAAACGGGTACGTATTCAAAATCATCGTTGACCAGGTGTTTGCTTTTCTCCCACACGCTCTGGGTAAAATCCGCACAACCAATCCAGATGGGCTTCTGCGATGATGCGCTCAGATCCAGCGATTTAACGGCGGTTACCAAGCCGCCCGCCGATGGCTTCAACGTGGTTGTTTTATTTTCCGTCTTGAAGGAAAAGGGCAAACGGTAGGAAATAATGATCAATCGATTGTTTTTCATAACGTTGTTGACATTGGCTGGTCTAAGTTAGCAAAACCAACTACTACTTTTAAGAAAGTATCTGTACAAAGGTTTGTTCGTGAATAGGTTAAATTTTAGTGGGTAATAAAGCTTCTGGTCCTGCGCTTTATCATCGATTATTTTTTTGTCGTAAAAGTTGATGGAAAAATAAGGGTGCACTAAGTGAATCAGTACGTTCGTCAAAAGCGGGAGTTTATGCTACCGGTTCATG
This window of the Spirosoma oryzicola genome carries:
- a CDS encoding bifunctional alpha,alpha-trehalose-phosphate synthase (UDP-forming)/trehalose-phosphatase, translated to MKNNRLIIISYRLPFSFKTENKTTTLKPSAGGLVTAVKSLDLSASSQKPIWIGCADFTQSVWEKSKHLVNDDFEYVPVFLDKAVNKGFYNGFSNSVLWPLFHYFPGFVDYHDEYLTAYQAANQAVCEKVIEHLKPTDMVWVHDYHFLALPQLIREREPEATIGFFLHIPFPSNELLRLLPRRCRDYLLEGLLGADLIGFHTNDYLIHFLQSVSLNLGLSHNLAKVLYQDRGVQCQAFPIGINYGLYHDAYAQPDVVSERDELKKSYPGKIIFSVDRLDYTKGVMQRLDALEAFLQSHPEWKGNLVFILVVVPSRDEIQTYWERKQMIEQAVGRINGKFATLTWVPIVYRYASLAFPQLIALYTACDVAMITPLRDGMNLVAKEFIATRQDQQGVLLLSELTGAANELGDALLVNPLDEYEVADQLNVALMMPPEEQQRRMAVMQRRVEQYDVKQWANDFFDALAATRQGKRKNHVRSLKGTGKHKLTEAFERAQSRLLLIDYDGTLVEFTNKPELTAPSAQVKELLNTLTQNSQNKVVVMSERSHEKLEELLDGLPVDIVAEHGTYLRQEGGWRSSVLDDGSWKDTVRPLMADFVSRCEGSSIEEKNHSLAWHYRSVADDIGFDRSREMLTTLMALLPHQLRVIDGNKVIEVKNVDTDKGRMAKQLAFAFPYDFVLAIGDDRTDEDMFSALAGQDQYTIKIGKGATNAAYRLDNVQQVLDLLSEFANHPDKEPASSSAK